In one window of Myxocyprinus asiaticus isolate MX2 ecotype Aquarium Trade chromosome 43, UBuf_Myxa_2, whole genome shotgun sequence DNA:
- the LOC127433738 gene encoding four and a half LIM domains protein 1-like, whose product MADRSNCFYCREDLGGKKFVRKDEKQVCVRCFDKFCANTCTECRRSISTDSKEVHHKGQYWHSDCFRCAKCYKNLAKESFSTKDDRILCGKCSSREDAPRCHGCYKPILAGTENVEYKGNSWHDECFTCYQCKKPIGSKSFLTKNDNIYCSPCHEKKFAKQCACCKKSITTGGVNYQDQPWHSECFVCSSCRKPLAGTSFTSHEEKVFCVDCYKSTVAKKCTGCNNPITGFGKATNVVNYQDGSWHDYCFNCKKCSLNLADKRFVSHNGEIYCSECSKKL is encoded by the exons ATGGCAGACCGTTCCAACTGCTTTTACTGTCGTGAGGACCTCGGAGGAAAGAAGTTTGTGAGGAAGGACGAGAAGCAAGTCTGCGTGCGATGCTTCGATAAGTTCTGCGCCAACACCTGCACTGAATGTCGACGCTCAATCAGCACTGACTCTAAG GAGGTCCACCATAAGGGGCAGTACTGGCACTCGGATTGTTTCCGATGTGCCAAATGCTATAAGAACCTGGCTAAGGAGTCCTTCAGCACCAAGGATGACAGGATTCTGTGTGGAAAGTGTAGCTCACGTGAGGATGCCCCTCGCTGCCACGGCTGCTACAAGCCCATACTGGCAG GGACTGAGAATGTGGAATACAAAGGCAACTCGTGGCATGATGAGTGTTTCACCTGCTATCAGTGTAAAAAGCCAATCGGCTCCAAAAGTTTCCTTACAAAAAATGACAACATCTACTGCAGCCCTTGCCACGAGAAGAAATTTGCCAAGCAGTGTGCTTGCTGCAAAAAG TCCATTACCACAGGAGGTGTGAATTACCAGGACCAGCCATGGCACTCTGAGTGCTTTGTGTGTTCCTCCTGCCGAAAGCCTCTGGCTGGCACCAGTTTCACCTCCCACGAGGAAAAGGTCTTTTGTGTGGACTGCTACAAAAGCACTGTGGCCAAGAAGTGCACTGGCTGCAATAACCCCATAACAG GATTTGGCAAGGCTACGAATGTCGTGAACTACCAGGATGGCTCTTGGCACGACTACTGTTTTAACTGTAAGAAGTGCTCCCTCAACCTGGCAGACAAGCGCTTTGTATCTCACAATGGAGAAATATACTGCTCTGAATGCTCCAAGAAACTGTAA